One genomic region from Natrinema caseinilyticum encodes:
- a CDS encoding MarR family transcriptional regulator: MSASESLRQEPSQSGTWDDVRDLPPSAKLVAKVLEYNDTMTQQQLADETLLPSRTVRYALNRLDEENVIDSRFSFSDARKRLYSLDIEA; the protein is encoded by the coding sequence ATGAGCGCCTCAGAGTCGCTTCGACAGGAGCCTAGCCAGTCGGGGACGTGGGACGACGTCCGCGACCTTCCACCGAGTGCGAAACTCGTCGCGAAAGTCCTCGAGTACAACGATACGATGACCCAGCAACAACTCGCCGACGAGACGCTGCTTCCGTCCCGAACGGTCCGGTACGCGCTGAACCGTCTCGACGAAGAGAACGTTATCGACTCCCGTTTCTCGTTCTCAGACGCTCGCAAGCGCCTCTACAGTCTCGATATCGAGGCCTGA